The Populus nigra chromosome 4, ddPopNigr1.1, whole genome shotgun sequence genome contains the following window.
AGATGTTAGCTCCAGAACAGAATCATTTGACAAATGTGCCCCTGAGATAATGGAATATTAGGCTCATAGGCTTCGTCTCAAGTTATTAGTTGGTTGTTTACCGTAGAAAAAGATGGTTCACGACTGAATATTAGTTGTCTCGGAAATTGATCTCATTTTATCTAGTTGTGAGAAGTTGGAATTTTTGGACTTTAGTGTTTTCTATCCAAACTGGAGCCAGGCGGACAAACATTTGATCTTTGTATCAGTCCAGTTCCATGTTTCAAAGGCTCCAGTTTCGGAGCAATCTGGTGACTTAAAGAATACTAGTGATAGTTCAGGgattttcatatcaaaaaagaagaagaaagaaagaaagaaagaaaagtaaaacatgaagttgtttgattgatttattcAGTCATGGGAACCTGTCTGTTCTGAATTAAAGTGTCTCTTTCAGTCCCATGAATCTGATTACTGAACTATTCAATCCATGTTTCTTTTGCAATTTGATCTCCGGTTTGAGTTAATAAATTCTGGGATCTATTGATGGCCAGGTTTACTGAATTTTTCAATCTCTTTgaccttctctttctttcattcttcTGCATTTTACGtaccatttttgtttttatgcagtTGCGGAGATGGCTCATTAGGAGAGCCTCCAAAACGAGGAGATGGACAATGTGGAAACATGAGGCTTCTTTTAAGGCAGCAGCAGAGAGTGAGTGATTCAGAAAAACAACAGTTATCATACTAATATTATAGATACATTCTGAAAGAAATTTTGTCTTCCACactaaatatataatatcattCTTCAGATCCTCTTGGCAAAGTCTGATGTAGCTGGATGGGGAGCCTTTTTAAAGGTATTACTTACTGCCTGCTTCTGTTGTCATGCTCTCCATTACTGTGACTTGTTCTGTGCAATGAATTTGATGATGTGGTTTCAGAACCCTGTCAACAAAAATGATTATCTTGGAGAATATACTGGTGAATTGATCTCTCATCGAGAAGCGGATAAGCGTGGGAAAATCTATGATCGTGCTAACTCATCATTCCTTTTTGACTTGAATGATCAGGCAAGTGATAGTTACTGGTTACAAAATAGATAATCCCGTGTGTAAGAACATAATAATAATGCTATCCTTTGAGACCAAATTCACCTCATGTTCAAATGGCTGCTCCTTTGACAATTGAGCAGTAGAGTGATGGTATCTGATTTGGAGAACTAAATTGGTTTACAATTTCAGAAGTTCAATGCAATTTGCAGAATCTATTTTCGTACTGCCATCTTTGTTGATTAATGTTGCATTCTATCCACTTCAGAGTGATTTACTGAGTCTGTTTTTGTGGCTATCTTCCTCACCGATTAATGTggcttgcttcttcttcttcttctttttttcttttctttccagtTTGTCCTTGATGCTTACCGAAAGGGAGATAAGCTGAAATTTGCAAACCATTCATCAAATCCTAATTGCTATGCTAAGGTATTCAAGTTTCAGTGATTACcatgttaatttttcattcttcaacatggACTTAGATATTATGTTGGATCATTCAGGTAATGCTGGTAGCAGGAGATCATCGAGTGGGCATCTTTGCAAAGGAGCATATAGAAGCTTGTGAGGAGCTATTCTATGATTATCGCTATGGGCCAGACCAGGCACCCGCGTGGGCTCGAAAACCCGAGGGTTCCAAAAGAGATGATTCCACAATCTCCCAAGGTAGAGCAAAGAAACACCAATCACATTGATGGATGATTATTGGCATGGCTTGATATTATGGAGCATGTTTCTGTAATTCGTAAGTGTATTTGAACAGTCCCTTGCTCATAGAATGAACATAAGTTGCCTATACCAGGTCATGCCATCATTTATTTGTACAAAGATGCACGCACAAGTGCGCTTCCTGTGAATTTGACTCTTTCAAAAAGACAGGATAGCAATAAGGTCAAACATTGTTATTGATATTGAGTTTGAAACTGATCTTGCAGTTTCCTGCAGAAGCCAACAGTATCCGATGAAATATGCTGTTGTTTCATgtaaaattgttattatcataacCAATAAGGCATTTTTCTCTTGCTACTTTGTTTCTTTCCTTCGAGGCTGGTAGGCAATTGTTTGACCTTGAGCTTTGAAGCATCCATGTGCATTATTAGCTGGGGTGGGGTGGGTTCGCGTCTCATCAGATCCACATCCTCCTTGGACGCTATCTGTGTAACCACAGTGTTAGTATATGTGTAAAGACGTCATGCTTGTGGTTGGAAAACTAGGCGTTTCAGAATCTGCAAAGGACTAAGAATCTGGTTCGTAGTGATGAATTTCTTCCAGTTTCCATTCGTCTGAATCTCAAGTAAAACACCTCTCTcccccaaaaaataaatttttttaaaaaaatccccaCATGCCTGCCTGCAAGATTACGAGGAATGAAAAGAATGTACAAGCTGAAAAGTACAAATCAGTTCTACTGAAACGTATCCCCTTGTTTAGAGCCTATTTTAGATAGCAAGTGAAAGTACATAAACTCGTTCCATGTATCTGGAACACCTGGAAGACACCAATGGCTGCAATCTTGGATGCTCGATGCATAGCGCTTACCAGGTCTTTTTCCATATACAGATGGATGACCATCTGTCCTGAATCCAGAGAAGCCAGTTATATTCAAGAAAGTTACAGGAGTCTTCATGTGCTTGATAGTCTCTTCAACAATGGAATTCTTCTCAGAATAGCCCGTACTTGAAGTTTCATTAAGGGGTTGAGTAGCACCCATACACTGCCCACCTGAATTCCATTGTCCGCCCCTGTATAATGCATCATAAGCCACTCAACAATTCGATACGTGGAGGTCAAGGCATTGAACATGACAGCACTGAACATACCTGAAATGAGAAGGCGCCGAGCTTCGAAAGAAAACACGAGTCTTTCTCGGATTAATGTGCCTATCAACCCATGATGCCCAGGTCATTAGAGCTCTTCTGAAAGCTACAGAAACATCAAGCTGGGGATGAACTTGGTTACCTTCCTGGTAATAGTTGATCCTGTTACAAGGTCAGCAAAAGTTACAAACGACCTAATATAGATACAAGGAAGCAAAGATATTAAAACTACAGATGGTCTTTTCCGAAGCTATATTGCTCTATTTTAGAGACACCCTGCATGCTGGTAATAATGTTGTGAGTTTGCCACATTCAATATATTCCATGCTTTCTTAATGAAACCAGATCCTAATAAACCTTCCAGCAGtagcaattttttatttgaaaaaacagaATTCCCATAAAAACTATGCACTAGCCTAGGTTCTGAAGTTGAGGAGGTCAAGAATATACCGACCCAGCTTTTGTTTTGAAGTGAGACCACCAATGTGCAgtgttaaaaatcaaaatgtcaGCTCCTCTCCATCTTGATGAACCATGATCAATGGCATCGATTCGTAATGTCTGCACTCTCCTGGACCCTATCCTTGCTTTACTCTCATGAACCAAGAAATGTGACACATAGTATTCAACTGTACATTTATAGTCCTGCAAAACCAATCTCAAAAATCAGCAACAAGTCCAACAGAATAACTTGTTAGTATCGCAAAATTTGATCTTACCACAAATTTGAAGCTATAATTCCCTTTCTCCTTGGTGATTCTCCTTCCATGGGTCTCATACACCTTCTTAGGATCTTTAACAGCTCCCATTAGCATGCACAGCATGGATTCCCATTGGTTCCTGTTAATTGAATCGCCGACAAAAACTAGCCTCTTCCCTCTAATCAAATCCAGCATTTTTGTCGCATTGAATCTGTGGAATGGAACAACACCCCGTTTCAAAACGAAAAGAATTTTCAACATTGTGTGCTTCTGTCTTTTCCACCATTGCCCTTTCAATTAAATCATAAAGCCCctactttttcaaaataaaaggaaagagaaagacTGTTTGATGTAAATTGATGTACCTTGAGATGTTGCAGTCTTGAGGTTGCCATCTCCATTTCATGTAATCTTTATCCAATCTCCCATTGCCAACACAATCAAAGCCCTCGTCTATGAAAGGACATGAACTATTTGTGTAGAGAGGATAGTTCTCATCATAGACCCACCTCCCTCTCGTAGCATCACACTCTCTCatgctcttttctttatttctttcattcCTCGAAGTCTTAATATTTGCCACTGAAATTggtccttttttcttctttcgaaTCCCCTCCTTGTTTGgagcttcatttttttcctgTGAAGCAGCTCCTCTAGTCTCTTCTGCAATATTCTCACTACTCTGAACTTCAATTCTCTGCGTTGAAATTGATCtactcttcttctcttcaacaCTCGCAGTTTCTGGTACCAGCGCCCTCTCTTGTACCGTGCTAAAACTACCATTTACACCATCTCTGTCTTTCTCACTAGTTTCAGATTCGTTGCCCTTTCTTTTAATAACTGAAATGCTAGCAAATCCAGAAATATTTTCAGGTTCTCTAAAATGGGTATCTACAAAAATTGAACTTTTCAGGTCAGATGATGAGGAATTTATAGTCAAGTCACTGAAGGGCTGTACACTAAGTGGTTTTAAACTCGCTACAAGGGAGGTTTTGTTGAGCTCAAAGTTCGTTTCTTGGAGAATTGAAGGGGTAGATTTGGACACCCAGATGGTAAAAAATACgagaaagaataaagaagagatTGTGAAAGAAAATACCAAGGATCTTGTGGATTTGAAGGAGAAACTTCTCTGCCTGTCCATTTCTGAAAATTAGTCTCTCTGTTGTGTGTTAAGAAATGAAAGTCTACTTCAAAAGAGTTTCGAACGTCTTTGTTGAAAATTGGTTTTTTGATGTGGAAGGGAGTTTGAAGGGGAGAGGGGGGCATTGACAGAGAAGGCTGCCATATGCTGTCTTCTGGGGGTATTTCTGTTTCTTCAAGTAATAAGAAAGTGTGGAGAGAATAtttaccaagaaaaaaagaaaaaaaaaaacctgttaatttgaaacatgaactctctttccttccttttctttttaaatccaaaaggtctagaaattagaaaaaagacaaaaatccAATGGCTAATCCACCCGTTAATGAATTCTTAGTGTTTCAGGTGTTTACAAATCTCATTCATCATGAACAGACTAGCCTTTAAACTCTcgtcaagaaaagaaaaacaaaggcatCATGTTTGATATCGAAGTTTTTCCCTAATTTATTCCCCTTTTCCAGTTCTTTTAGGAGAACAACTGAGTTAATAagcaagaatattttattttacataatctTTTTAACTGTTTTGTCCCTGTTTATGTATGAGGTATTATAgcagttatttaaaaaaatattttttatttttaaaattaatgtatcaaattaatataaaaaaattatttttttaaagaaagtgtTTTGAACGCAATGACAACTTAAACAACTTCACTGACATATTGGATGAGTTGGCTTTGCTTGATTTGCAAGAGATGCAAGCGACAGAAGTAGAACCCATTGGAGGGGGTGGATTAGTCATCTTACAAGACACCATCTGTAACCAGAAAAATGCAAGGACGACGACGGTGGGGAGGCCGAGGCACAGCTGGACAGGACAATTA
Protein-coding sequences here:
- the LOC133691190 gene encoding protein trichome birefringence-like 6 isoform X2; translation: MDRQRSFSFKSTRSLVFSFTISSLFFLVFFTIWVSKSTPSILQETNFELNKTSLVASLKPLSVQPFSDLTINSSSSDLKSSIFVDTHFREPENISGFASISVIKRKGNESETSEKDRDGVNGSFSTVQERALVPETASVEEKKSRSISTQRIEVQSSENIAEETRGAASQEKNEAPNKEGIRKKKKGPISVANIKTSRNERNKEKSMRECDATRGRWVYDENYPLYTNSSCPFIDEGFDCVGNGRLDKDYMKWRWQPQDCNISRFNATKMLDLIRGKRLVFVGDSINRNQWESMLCMLMGAVKDPKKVYETHGRRITKEKGNYSFKFVDYKCTVEYYVSHFLVHESKARIGSRRVQTLRIDAIDHGSSRWRGADILIFNTAHWWSHFKTKAGINYYQEGNQVHPQLDVSVAFRRALMTWASWVDRHINPRKTRVFFRSSAPSHFRGGQWNSGGQCMGATQPLNETSSTGYSEKNSIVEETIKHMKTPVTFLNITGFSGFRTDGHPSVYGKRPDSVQGGCGSDETRTHPTPANNAHGCFKAQGQTIAYQPRRKETK
- the LOC133691190 gene encoding protein trichome birefringence-like 6 isoform X3, translating into MPPSPLQTPFHIKKPIFNKDVRNSFEVDFHFLTHNRETNFQKWTGREVSPSNPQDPCISVIKRKGNESETSEKDRDGVNGSFSTVQERALVPETASVEEKKSRSISTQRIEVQSSENIAEETRGAASQEKNEAPNKEGIRKKKKGPISVANIKTSRNERNKEKSMRECDATRGRWVYDENYPLYTNSSCPFIDEGFDCVGNGRLDKDYMKWRWQPQDCNISRFNATKMLDLIRGKRLVFVGDSINRNQWESMLCMLMGAVKDPKKVYETHGRRITKEKGNYSFKFVDYKCTVEYYVSHFLVHESKARIGSRRVQTLRIDAIDHGSSRWRGADILIFNTAHWWSHFKTKAGINYYQEGNQVHPQLDVSVAFRRALMTWASWVDRHINPRKTRVFFRSSAPSHFRGGQWNSGGQCMGATQPLNETSSTGYSEKNSIVEETIKHMKTPVTFLNITGFSGFRTDGHPSVYGKRPGKRYASSIQDCSHWCLPGVPDTWNEFMYFHLLSKIGSKQGDTFQ
- the LOC133691190 gene encoding protein trichome birefringence-like 6 isoform X1, translating into MDRQRSFSFKSTRSLVFSFTISSLFFLVFFTIWVSKSTPSILQETNFELNKTSLVASLKPLSVQPFSDLTINSSSSDLKSSIFVDTHFREPENISGFASISVIKRKGNESETSEKDRDGVNGSFSTVQERALVPETASVEEKKSRSISTQRIEVQSSENIAEETRGAASQEKNEAPNKEGIRKKKKGPISVANIKTSRNERNKEKSMRECDATRGRWVYDENYPLYTNSSCPFIDEGFDCVGNGRLDKDYMKWRWQPQDCNISRFNATKMLDLIRGKRLVFVGDSINRNQWESMLCMLMGAVKDPKKVYETHGRRITKEKGNYSFKFVDYKCTVEYYVSHFLVHESKARIGSRRVQTLRIDAIDHGSSRWRGADILIFNTAHWWSHFKTKAGINYYQEGNQVHPQLDVSVAFRRALMTWASWVDRHINPRKTRVFFRSSAPSHFRGGQWNSGGQCMGATQPLNETSSTGYSEKNSIVEETIKHMKTPVTFLNITGFSGFRTDGHPSVYGKRPGKRYASSIQDCSHWCLPGVPDTWNEFMYFHLLSKIGSKQGDTFQ